One window of the Lycorma delicatula isolate Av1 chromosome 3, ASM4794821v1, whole genome shotgun sequence genome contains the following:
- the LOC142321974 gene encoding uncharacterized protein LOC142321974, with amino-acid sequence MKLVIFTTALLVCIISTLSATVPLSYKKHLPYETVVRERRSPEEKGSVVLQGTHTPGQGSSLRGDYNYNLWQGKNGAKVDANAFYQKNWGNNQGPKHDKGGGVVFSVPFRG; translated from the exons ATGAAGTTGGTAATATTCACTACAGCGTTATTAGTATGCATTATCTCGACATTATCAGCAACTGTACCATTATCGTACAAAAAACATCTGCCGTATGAAACT GTTGTTAGGGAAAGGAGATCGCCAGAAGAGAAAGGAAGTGTCGTCCTACAAGGGACACATACTCCCGGTCAAGGTAGTTCTTTAAGAGGcgattacaattacaatttatggcAAGGAAAGAATGGTGCAAAAGTGGATGCTAACGCTTTCTACCAAAAAAATTGGGGTAACAACCAAGGACCTAAGCACGACAAAGGAGGCGGAGTTGTGTTTTCAGTTCCTTTCAGaggctaa